One window of the Campylobacter concisus genome contains the following:
- a CDS encoding CBU_0592 family membrane protein, protein MIDLFQIIGFLGMICIVMGYFLLQIGRLNSRDLAYQIINLVGAVLLIISLFVHFNLGSFLIEVFWIIITIYGIYKIYKERA, encoded by the coding sequence TTGATCGATCTTTTTCAGATCATCGGCTTTTTAGGGATGATTTGCATCGTGATGGGCTACTTTTTACTTCAGATCGGCCGCCTAAATAGCCGCGATCTAGCCTATCAGATAATAAATTTGGTAGGCGCAGTACTGCTCATCATCTCGCTTTTTGTGCACTTTAACCTCGGCTCATTTTTGATAGAGGTCTTTTGGATAATCATTACGATTTATGGAATTTATAAAATTTATAAGGAGAGAGCGTGA